The proteins below come from a single Acidobacteriota bacterium genomic window:
- a CDS encoding replication-associated recombination protein A, whose amino-acid sequence MTRTLFPEPDPPAGPDTPLAERLRPHTLDDLVGQQHLVGPGKVLRVMAEQDQLASIILWGPPGTGKTTLARILARQTRSPFVSYSAVLSGIKEIKSVMAEAEVTFRADRGRTVVFVDEIHRFNKAQQDAFLPYVESGVIVLIGATTENPSFEVISPLLSRCKVYVLHPLEPAEIQTLLERALADTGRGLGALGATVPEEVLGRLAVYANGDARIALNTLELAVSLAARGAGGPFTLSLADLESALQRKMLQYDKAGEEHYNLISALHKSLRNSDPDASLYWMGRMLEAGEDPVYIARRMVRFASEDVGLADVRALSVALDATEAVRLVGLPECKLALAQAAVYLALAPKSNALYTAYGRVAADIQAGTNEPPPLHIRNAPTRLMKDLGYGKGYQYAHDLEDKVADMQCLPDSLRGRRYYHPGTQGMERRIGEILEELRRKRTKG is encoded by the coding sequence ATGACCCGCACACTCTTTCCCGAACCCGATCCCCCCGCCGGGCCGGACACCCCTCTGGCCGAACGGCTCCGCCCGCATACCCTGGACGACCTGGTGGGGCAGCAGCACCTGGTGGGGCCGGGCAAGGTGCTGCGCGTCATGGCCGAGCAGGACCAGCTCGCCTCCATCATCCTCTGGGGGCCTCCCGGAACGGGCAAGACCACGCTCGCCCGCATCCTGGCCCGGCAGACCCGCTCCCCCTTCGTCTCCTACAGCGCCGTGCTGTCGGGGATCAAGGAGATCAAAAGCGTCATGGCCGAGGCGGAGGTCACCTTCCGCGCCGACCGGGGCCGGACCGTCGTCTTCGTCGACGAGATCCACCGCTTCAACAAGGCCCAGCAGGACGCCTTCCTCCCCTACGTGGAATCGGGCGTCATCGTCCTCATCGGCGCCACGACCGAAAACCCCTCCTTCGAGGTGATCAGCCCGCTGCTGAGCCGGTGCAAGGTCTACGTGCTCCACCCGCTCGAGCCGGCCGAGATCCAGACGCTGCTCGAGCGCGCGCTCGCCGACACCGGGCGCGGGCTCGGGGCGCTCGGCGCGACGGTGCCCGAAGAGGTCCTCGGGCGGCTGGCCGTGTACGCGAACGGCGACGCGCGCATCGCCCTCAACACCCTGGAACTGGCGGTCTCGCTGGCGGCCCGGGGCGCCGGGGGGCCGTTCACCCTCTCCCTGGCCGACCTGGAGTCGGCGCTGCAGCGCAAGATGCTGCAGTACGACAAAGCGGGCGAAGAGCATTACAACCTGATCTCGGCCCTGCACAAATCGCTGCGCAACAGCGACCCCGACGCCTCCCTCTACTGGATGGGGCGGATGCTGGAGGCGGGGGAGGACCCGGTCTATATCGCCCGGCGCATGGTGCGCTTCGCCTCCGAGGACGTGGGGCTGGCCGACGTCCGGGCCCTGTCGGTGGCGCTCGACGCCACGGAGGCGGTGCGCCTGGTCGGGCTGCCGGAGTGCAAGCTGGCGCTGGCGCAGGCGGCCGTGTACCTGGCGCTCGCGCCGAAGTCGAACGCCCTCTACACCGCCTACGGCCGGGTCGCCGCCGACATCCAGGCGGGCACCAACGAGCCCCCTCCCCTGCATATCCGCAACGCGCCCACCCGGCTGATGAAGGATCTCGGCTACGGCAAGGGGTACCAGTACGCGCACGACCTCGAGGACAAGGTGGCCGACATGCAGTGCCTCCCCGACTCGCTCCGCGGGCGCCGCTACTACCACCCCGGAACGCAGGGGATGGAACGCCGCATCGGCGAGATCCTCGAGGAGCTCCGCAGGAAGAGGACGAAGGGATAA
- a CDS encoding ATP phosphoribosyltransferase, translating to MPSAKKVLKLGLPKGSLQESTVELFRRAGIRIHSSDRSYFPSCDDEEIEIMLIRSQEMGKYVEDGLFDAGITGRDWILETRARVTEICELVYGKSGFKPVRWVLAVPDSSPIRSARDLQGKTVATELVSYVRRYLARAGVKARVEYSWGATEAKAGILVDAIVELTETGRSLRANRLRIVEDVLASTTRFVANRDAWKDPWKREKMENIAILLQGALAAEGMVGLKMNLKESALPRIMDILPSLKRPTVSPLTLPGWMALEVVVEESVVKRMIPDLKRAGAEGIIEYPLNMLIN from the coding sequence ATGCCGAGCGCCAAGAAAGTTCTCAAACTGGGCCTCCCCAAGGGGAGCCTGCAGGAATCGACCGTGGAGCTGTTCCGCCGGGCCGGAATCCGCATCCATTCGAGCGACCGCTCCTATTTCCCCTCCTGCGACGACGAGGAGATCGAGATCATGCTCATCCGCTCCCAGGAGATGGGCAAGTACGTCGAGGACGGGCTGTTCGACGCCGGGATCACGGGCCGGGACTGGATCCTCGAAACCCGCGCGCGGGTGACCGAGATCTGCGAACTGGTCTACGGCAAATCGGGCTTCAAACCGGTGCGCTGGGTGCTGGCCGTCCCCGACAGCTCGCCGATCCGTTCGGCCAGGGACCTCCAGGGGAAGACCGTCGCCACCGAACTGGTGAGCTACGTCCGGCGCTACCTGGCCAGGGCGGGGGTCAAGGCCAGGGTCGAGTATTCCTGGGGGGCCACCGAGGCCAAGGCCGGCATCCTCGTGGACGCGATCGTGGAACTGACCGAGACCGGCCGTTCGCTCAGGGCCAACCGCCTGCGCATCGTGGAGGACGTGCTCGCCTCGACCACCCGCTTCGTCGCCAACCGGGACGCCTGGAAAGACCCCTGGAAGCGCGAAAAGATGGAGAATATCGCCATCCTGCTCCAGGGCGCCCTGGCCGCCGAAGGGATGGTGGGGCTGAAGATGAACCTGAAGGAGAGCGCCCTGCCGCGGATCATGGACATCCTCCCTTCCCTGAAGCGCCCGACGGTCAGCCCGCTGACCTTGCCCGGCTGGATGGCGCTCGAGGTGGTCGTGGAGGAATCGGTGGTCAAGCGCATGATCCCGGACCTGAAGCGCGCCGGGGCCGAGGGGATCATCGAGTACCCTCTGAACATGCTCATAAACTGA
- the yqeC gene encoding putative selenium-dependent hydroxylase accessory protein YqeC, with translation MFAEMFAFRDHALVDFVGGGGKTRLIRALASECCSRGPVLMTTTTRNHPPDPAEGISVISGDNVALVREIVARIGRECAGRPHKLLAARHFFSPHLLRGVPPDFADGLDRAPFPVLLNEADGAAGFSLKLPRDSEPVPMRGSDYLVPVVGMDCLGRPLGPDTVFRWELFAGRFELRAGETITPETAARILMHPQGVCRGSGAGTEIIPFINKADSPAADADARALGGAILENGHFPVSRVLYGSAAEGRVQCLQA, from the coding sequence GTGTTTGCGGAAATGTTCGCCTTTCGGGACCATGCGCTGGTCGACTTCGTCGGCGGCGGGGGCAAGACGCGCCTGATCCGTGCGCTCGCTTCCGAATGCTGCAGCCGCGGGCCCGTGCTCATGACCACCACCACCCGCAACCATCCCCCCGATCCCGCCGAGGGGATTTCGGTGATCAGCGGGGACAACGTCGCGCTGGTCCGGGAGATCGTGGCCCGCATCGGCCGGGAGTGCGCCGGCCGCCCCCACAAGCTCCTGGCCGCGCGCCATTTCTTCAGCCCTCACCTTCTGCGCGGCGTCCCCCCCGATTTCGCCGACGGCCTGGACCGCGCCCCGTTCCCCGTCCTCCTCAACGAGGCGGACGGCGCGGCCGGATTCAGCCTCAAGCTGCCGCGCGATTCCGAACCGGTGCCGATGCGGGGGTCGGACTACCTCGTGCCCGTCGTCGGCATGGACTGCCTCGGCCGTCCGCTCGGGCCCGACACCGTCTTCCGCTGGGAACTCTTCGCCGGGCGCTTCGAGCTCCGGGCCGGAGAGACGATCACACCCGAAACCGCCGCCCGCATCCTCATGCACCCGCAGGGGGTGTGCCGCGGCAGCGGGGCCGGCACCGAAATCATCCCCTTCATCAACAAGGCCGACTCCCCCGCCGCCGACGCCGATGCCCGCGCCCTCGGGGGTGCCATCCTTGAAAACGGCCATTTCCCGGTCAGCCGCGTGCTCTATGGCAGCGCGGCGGAGGGAAGAGTCCAATGCCTGCAAGCGTAG
- a CDS encoding glycosyltransferase family 2 protein encodes MTDKISIIVPVYNERENLEPFTRGLTEAMEATGEPYEILLVDDGSTDGGGEWMERLPARDARIRVIRFRRNFGQTAAMAAGFDHATGDILIPTDADMQNDPRDIPAVLAKLREGYDVVSCWRRDRQDPYLTRKLPSRLANALISRIGGVRLHDYGCTLKGYRREVVEHIRLYGEMHRFIPVYASWAGARVAEIPVRHHPRTRGKSKYGLSRTFKVILDLITVKMLGSYSTKPMYFFGGTGLAACAAGTLLALLTLYDKYVHQVKAHNNPLLLLAVFLFILGVQFVFMGLVAELLIRTYFESQGKSPYIILRITEAPPDGSRAPLSS; translated from the coding sequence ATGACGGACAAGATTTCCATCATCGTCCCCGTGTACAACGAGCGCGAGAATCTCGAACCGTTCACCCGCGGGCTGACGGAAGCCATGGAGGCCACGGGCGAGCCTTACGAGATCCTCCTCGTCGACGACGGCAGCACCGACGGGGGGGGGGAGTGGATGGAACGCCTCCCCGCGCGCGACGCGCGCATCCGCGTCATCCGTTTCCGCCGCAATTTCGGCCAGACCGCGGCCATGGCCGCCGGCTTCGACCACGCCACGGGCGACATCCTGATCCCGACCGACGCCGACATGCAGAACGATCCCCGCGACATCCCCGCGGTGCTGGCGAAGCTGCGCGAAGGCTACGATGTCGTCAGCTGCTGGCGCCGCGACCGCCAGGACCCGTACCTGACCCGGAAACTCCCCTCGCGGCTGGCCAACGCGCTGATCTCCCGCATCGGCGGCGTTCGCCTGCACGATTACGGCTGCACGCTCAAGGGCTACCGCCGCGAGGTGGTCGAGCACATCCGGCTTTACGGCGAGATGCACCGCTTCATTCCCGTCTACGCCTCCTGGGCCGGGGCGCGGGTCGCGGAGATCCCCGTGCGCCACCACCCCCGGACGCGGGGGAAGAGCAAGTACGGGCTCAGCCGCACCTTCAAGGTGATCCTGGACCTGATCACCGTGAAGATGCTGGGCAGCTACTCCACCAAGCCGATGTACTTTTTCGGCGGCACCGGCCTTGCCGCCTGCGCCGCGGGGACGCTCCTGGCGCTGCTCACCCTCTACGACAAGTACGTCCACCAGGTCAAGGCGCACAACAACCCCCTCCTTCTGCTGGCCGTGTTCCTGTTCATCCTGGGGGTGCAGTTCGTTTTCATGGGTCTCGTGGCCGAGCTCCTGATCCGGACGTACTTCGAATCGCAGGGGAAATCGCCCTACATCATCCTGCGCATCACGGAGGCGCCGCCCGACGGGTCCCGCGCCCCCCTTTCATCCTGA
- a CDS encoding undecaprenyl-diphosphate phosphatase, translating to MEIFSAVILGIIQGLTEFLPVSSSAHLILVPWFFGWEPEGLVFDVALHVGTALAVLAFFARDWVRLARETVLGLREGAPLGNPDRKLAWLLVVGTIPAAVAGLWLEELVEARLRSPLITVFTLAGLALLLWYAERRGRQSRPMARYSWGDAAWIGIGQAIALVPGVSRSGVTMTTALLRDSDRVSAARFSFLLSTPVIVGAGMLQACRLLGAGDGGAGLEWPVLLAGVAAAAVTGFLCIKFFLRYLERRSFTPFVIYRLLLAAVVLAFYLKG from the coding sequence ATGGAGATATTTTCGGCGGTCATTCTCGGCATCATCCAGGGGCTTACCGAATTTCTCCCCGTCAGCAGTTCCGCCCACCTCATCCTGGTCCCCTGGTTCTTCGGGTGGGAGCCGGAGGGGCTGGTGTTCGACGTGGCGCTGCATGTCGGGACGGCGCTGGCGGTCCTGGCCTTTTTCGCCCGCGACTGGGTCCGGCTGGCGCGCGAAACGGTCCTCGGCCTGAGGGAAGGGGCGCCGCTCGGAAACCCAGACCGGAAGCTCGCCTGGCTGCTGGTAGTGGGGACGATCCCGGCCGCCGTCGCCGGTCTCTGGCTGGAGGAACTGGTGGAGGCCCGGCTGCGCTCCCCCCTCATCACGGTCTTCACCCTGGCGGGGCTGGCCCTGCTCCTCTGGTACGCCGAAAGGAGGGGAAGGCAGAGCCGCCCGATGGCGCGCTACTCGTGGGGGGACGCCGCGTGGATCGGGATCGGTCAGGCGATCGCCCTGGTTCCGGGGGTCTCGCGCAGCGGGGTCACCATGACGACGGCCCTCCTGCGGGACAGCGACCGGGTCTCCGCCGCCCGGTTTTCGTTCCTCCTGTCGACCCCGGTGATCGTGGGGGCCGGAATGCTCCAGGCCTGCCGGCTCCTCGGCGCCGGCGATGGCGGGGCCGGCCTCGAGTGGCCGGTGCTGCTGGCGGGGGTGGCCGCCGCGGCCGTGACCGGGTTTCTGTGCATCAAGTTCTTCCTGCGCTACCTCGAGCGCAGGAGTTTCACCCCCTTCGTGATCTACCGCCTCCTCCTGGCCGCCGTCGTCCTGGCCTTTTACCTGAAGGGGTGA
- the guaA gene encoding glutamine-hydrolyzing GMP synthase, whose amino-acid sequence MSHIKRETVLILDFGSQYTQLIARRVRELSVYCEIVPYVSAWDRIRAERPAGLILSGGPDSVCRASSPSLPREVLDAGIPTLGICYGLQLLAHSLGGRVVSGGERREYGPALVNVRAADTLLEGLPPSFQAWMSHGDRVVELPPGFRLTAESGGLVAAAGDEVRKIWGLQFHPEVAHTPLGRDILANFVTRACGCSRDWTMSAFVESAVASIADRIGPEGSALCGLSGGVDSTVAATLVHRAIGDRLICVFVDNGLLRKDEFASVLGMYRDALHLKVVGVDASARFLRRLEGVEDPETKRRIIGEEFIRVFEAQALELGNPPFLVQGTLYPDVIESTSVRGPSAVIKSHHNVGGLPEDVKFELVEPLRELFKDEVRRVGEELGMAPRFVHRHPFPGPGLAVRILGAVNPERLAVLREADAIALEEIEKEGLTEGLWQAFVVLLPIRTVGVMGDDRTYENVAALRLVTSTDGMTADWARAPYGLLERISARIVNEVRGVNRVVYDITSKPPGTIEWE is encoded by the coding sequence ATGTCCCACATTAAGCGCGAGACCGTTCTCATCCTCGACTTCGGTTCGCAGTACACCCAGCTCATCGCCCGCCGGGTGCGCGAACTCTCCGTCTACTGCGAGATCGTTCCCTACGTGTCTGCATGGGACCGGATCCGGGCGGAACGTCCCGCGGGCCTCATCCTCTCGGGGGGGCCCGATTCCGTCTGCCGCGCATCGAGCCCCTCCCTCCCCCGCGAGGTCCTCGATGCCGGGATTCCGACCCTGGGGATCTGCTACGGTCTTCAGCTCCTGGCCCACAGCCTGGGAGGGCGGGTGGTTTCCGGGGGCGAGCGGCGCGAATACGGCCCCGCGCTGGTGAACGTGCGCGCGGCCGACACCCTCCTCGAAGGCCTCCCCCCCTCCTTCCAGGCATGGATGAGTCACGGCGACCGCGTCGTGGAGCTTCCCCCCGGCTTCCGGCTCACGGCCGAATCGGGGGGCCTCGTCGCGGCCGCCGGGGACGAGGTGCGGAAGATATGGGGGCTGCAGTTCCACCCCGAAGTGGCGCATACGCCCCTCGGCAGGGACATCCTCGCGAATTTCGTGACGCGCGCCTGCGGCTGCAGCCGCGACTGGACGATGTCGGCCTTCGTCGAGTCGGCCGTGGCCTCGATCGCGGACCGCATCGGCCCCGAGGGGAGCGCCCTCTGCGGCCTGAGCGGGGGGGTCGACTCCACCGTGGCCGCCACGCTGGTCCACCGGGCCATCGGCGACCGCCTGATCTGCGTCTTCGTCGACAACGGGCTCCTGCGCAAGGACGAGTTCGCGTCCGTGCTCGGGATGTACCGGGACGCGCTCCACCTGAAGGTCGTGGGGGTGGACGCCTCGGCCCGCTTCCTCCGGCGCCTGGAGGGGGTGGAGGACCCGGAGACCAAGCGCCGGATCATCGGAGAGGAGTTCATCCGGGTGTTCGAGGCCCAGGCGCTCGAGCTCGGCAACCCCCCTTTCCTGGTCCAGGGGACGCTCTACCCCGACGTGATCGAATCGACCTCGGTGCGGGGGCCTTCGGCCGTCATCAAGTCCCACCACAACGTGGGCGGGCTCCCCGAGGACGTGAAGTTCGAACTGGTCGAGCCGCTGCGGGAGCTGTTCAAGGACGAGGTGCGCCGGGTGGGGGAGGAACTGGGAATGGCCCCGCGCTTCGTCCACCGCCACCCCTTCCCCGGACCGGGGCTGGCGGTCAGGATCCTCGGGGCCGTCAACCCCGAGCGGCTGGCCGTGCTGCGGGAGGCGGACGCCATCGCGCTCGAGGAGATCGAGAAGGAGGGGCTCACCGAGGGGCTCTGGCAGGCTTTCGTGGTGCTCCTCCCGATCCGCACCGTGGGGGTCATGGGGGACGACCGGACGTACGAAAACGTGGCCGCGCTGCGCCTGGTCACCTCGACGGACGGCATGACGGCCGACTGGGCCCGCGCGCCGTACGGGTTGCTGGAACGGATTTCGGCCCGGATCGTCAACGAGGTCCGGGGGGTCAACCGGGTGGTCTACGACATCACGAGCAAACCCCCCGGGACCATCGAATGGGAGTAG
- a CDS encoding ornithine--oxo-acid transaminase, with product MDARDFIRLEETFGAHNYRPLDVVLTRGEGIWVWDVEGKRYLDCLSSYSAVNQGHCHPRILQALRRQAEKLTLTSRAFRNDQLGLFYREICALTRSHTVLPMNSGAEAVETVIKAVRKWGYQVKGVPADQAEIIVCADNFHGRTITIVGFSTDPQARDGFGPFTPGFRVIPFGDAEALERAITPATVGFMAEPIQGEAGVILPPTGYLAAAREICRRHGVVFILDEIQTGLGRTGKLLAEEHEGVEADLTLVGKALSGGFYPVSAVLSNSEVLGVLRPGEHGSTFGGNPLACAVAREALRVLVEEGMIENAAAMGDYFLSGLRSIRSDRVREVRGRGLMIGVELVREAGDARGYSERLMELGILCKDTHGHTLRIAPPLVIRRDDIDWALERLERVLAGE from the coding sequence ATGGACGCAAGAGATTTCATCCGGCTCGAGGAAACCTTCGGGGCTCACAACTACCGCCCGCTCGATGTGGTCCTGACCCGCGGGGAGGGGATCTGGGTCTGGGACGTGGAGGGGAAACGCTACCTGGACTGCCTGTCGTCCTATTCGGCCGTAAACCAGGGGCATTGCCACCCGCGGATCCTGCAGGCGCTCCGCCGCCAGGCGGAAAAGCTGACCCTGACCTCGCGCGCCTTCCGCAACGACCAGCTGGGGCTCTTCTACCGGGAGATCTGCGCCCTGACCCGGTCGCACACGGTGCTCCCCATGAACAGCGGCGCCGAGGCGGTCGAGACGGTGATCAAGGCGGTGCGCAAATGGGGGTACCAGGTCAAGGGAGTGCCCGCGGACCAGGCGGAAATCATCGTCTGCGCCGACAACTTCCACGGGCGCACCATCACCATCGTCGGGTTCAGCACGGACCCTCAGGCGCGGGACGGGTTCGGTCCCTTCACCCCCGGATTCCGGGTGATCCCCTTCGGGGACGCCGAAGCGCTCGAGCGGGCGATCACCCCCGCCACGGTCGGGTTCATGGCCGAACCGATCCAGGGGGAGGCGGGGGTGATCCTCCCCCCGACCGGCTACCTGGCCGCGGCGCGGGAGATCTGCCGGCGCCACGGCGTGGTGTTCATCCTGGACGAGATCCAGACGGGGCTGGGCCGGACCGGAAAGCTGCTGGCCGAGGAGCACGAAGGGGTCGAGGCCGACCTGACCCTGGTGGGGAAAGCGCTCTCCGGGGGGTTCTACCCCGTTTCGGCGGTGCTGTCCAATTCCGAGGTGCTGGGGGTGCTGCGCCCGGGGGAGCACGGGAGCACCTTCGGGGGGAACCCGCTGGCCTGCGCCGTCGCGCGCGAGGCTTTGCGCGTCCTGGTAGAGGAGGGGATGATCGAGAACGCCGCGGCCATGGGGGACTACTTCCTCTCCGGGCTGCGCAGCATCCGTTCCGACCGGGTCCGCGAGGTGCGGGGCCGGGGGCTCATGATCGGCGTGGAGCTCGTCCGGGAAGCGGGGGACGCGCGGGGCTACAGCGAGCGGCTCATGGAACTGGGGATCCTCTGCAAGGACACCCACGGGCACACCCTCCGCATCGCTCCCCCCCTCGTCATCCGCCGCGACGACATCGACTGGGCGCTCGAGCGCCTGGAGCGGGTGCTCGCCGGGGAGTGA
- a CDS encoding RNA methyltransferase codes for MPASVGTGGGSRLGRSHPLLKKIRLAASGSRRSESDLVVAEGVRVLEEVHAAGCRVDAVVTGTRFGESGRERALLELWRARAVPLYTVDESVLGTLSDVRAPQGALALVRVPSLSLAQLPSPGAGPIVCAFGLQDPGNLGTLIRAAAAAGAAFVCTAAGTVSARNPKALRSSAGAFFRIPVVERLDPEEFLRYAGARSIAVYRADASAGTPYTRADLRGRCAFVLGNEGRGTEGAGLDSLPALHIPMARATESLNVAMAGSIILFEAARQRAQGPTP; via the coding sequence ATGCCTGCAAGCGTAGGGACCGGCGGCGGGAGCCGCCTGGGCCGCTCCCACCCCCTGCTGAAGAAGATCCGGCTGGCCGCCTCCGGCTCCCGCCGCTCCGAAAGCGACCTGGTCGTGGCCGAGGGGGTGCGCGTTCTCGAGGAGGTGCACGCGGCCGGCTGCCGGGTGGACGCCGTGGTGACCGGGACCCGGTTCGGGGAATCAGGGCGGGAGCGCGCGCTGCTCGAACTCTGGCGCGCGCGCGCCGTCCCCCTGTACACGGTCGACGAATCGGTGCTCGGCACCCTGTCGGACGTGCGGGCGCCCCAGGGGGCGCTGGCGCTGGTCCGTGTTCCTTCCCTTTCCCTCGCGCAGCTCCCCTCGCCGGGCGCCGGGCCGATCGTGTGCGCCTTCGGGCTGCAGGACCCGGGTAACCTCGGAACGCTGATCCGAGCCGCGGCGGCCGCGGGGGCCGCGTTCGTCTGCACGGCCGCGGGCACCGTTTCGGCCCGCAATCCCAAGGCCCTCCGCTCGAGCGCCGGCGCCTTCTTCCGCATCCCGGTCGTCGAACGCCTCGACCCGGAGGAATTCCTGCGTTACGCCGGGGCCCGCTCGATCGCGGTCTACCGCGCCGACGCCTCGGCCGGAACGCCCTACACCCGGGCCGACCTCCGCGGCCGCTGCGCCTTCGTCCTGGGGAACGAGGGGCGCGGAACGGAGGGGGCGGGGCTCGACTCCCTCCCGGCGCTGCATATTCCGATGGCGCGTGCCACGGAGTCCTTGAATGTGGCCATGGCGGGGTCCATCATCCTTTTTGAGGCCGCGCGCCAGCGTGCCCAGGGACCCACGCCATGA